From the genome of Nocardia sp. NBC_01503, one region includes:
- a CDS encoding enoyl-CoA hydratase-related protein — MTIDDSNSGGLATYSTITYTVAEAIATITLNRAHARNGFTLTMADELGAALTAADRDDEVRVILLTAAGDYFCVGMDFAEPSIGDITDPEWDEPSTRVVRPITNSDKPVIVAFQGPAVGVGVSMTLAADFRLASDRARFGFVFARRGLFPEGGSTWFLPQLVGLAKAKEWMLTGRLIAVEEALSAGLITSVHSPDELLPAAYALARDLAVNIAPTSAALIRRALVAMTAHGDPEAAFALDRKSIPHASTSPDLAEGISSFLEKRPPRFTGVARTDLPELAEWLRS, encoded by the coding sequence ATGACCATCGACGATTCGAATTCTGGGGGCCTGGCCACCTATTCGACCATCACCTACACCGTCGCCGAGGCGATCGCGACCATCACCTTGAATCGGGCGCACGCCCGGAACGGATTCACCCTCACCATGGCCGATGAGCTCGGCGCCGCGCTGACGGCCGCCGATCGCGACGACGAGGTGCGGGTCATCCTGCTCACGGCGGCGGGCGACTACTTCTGTGTCGGAATGGATTTCGCCGAACCCTCGATCGGCGATATCACCGATCCGGAGTGGGATGAGCCCTCGACCCGGGTAGTCCGGCCGATCACGAACTCCGATAAGCCGGTGATCGTGGCCTTCCAGGGACCGGCCGTCGGTGTCGGCGTCTCCATGACACTGGCCGCGGATTTCCGATTGGCCAGTGACCGAGCTCGATTCGGGTTCGTCTTCGCGCGGCGCGGCCTGTTTCCCGAGGGCGGGTCCACCTGGTTCCTGCCGCAATTGGTCGGGCTGGCCAAAGCCAAGGAGTGGATGCTCACCGGTCGCCTCATCGCTGTCGAGGAGGCGCTCAGCGCCGGTCTGATCACGAGCGTGCACTCCCCCGACGAACTACTCCCCGCGGCATACGCTCTGGCCCGGGACCTGGCCGTCAATATCGCCCCGACCTCGGCCGCGCTCATCCGCCGCGCCCTGGTGGCCATGACCGCTCACGGCGACCCCGAGGCCGCCTTCGCCCTGGACCGGAAGTCCATTCCACACGCCTCCACCAGTCCCGATCTGGCCGAGGGTATTTCGTCGTTCCTGGAGAAGCGCCCGCCCCGATTCACCGGCGTCGCGCGCACCGACCTGCCGGAGTTGGCCGAGTGGCTGCGGTCCTGA
- a CDS encoding ABC transporter permease gives MAVLLCKRAVSALLLLIAVTTLAFFLTSLGGTDPGRNILGPGASSEAVAATNHSLGVDRSLLVQYADWAGGVFRGDLGRSYMSNQPVSRELSTHLPVSMSLMGLSLTVVGVASLLLAVLAATGRGRADRLVQLIALAGHAVPGYLLALLLLTAFAVHWQIFPVLGYVPLSISPGRWLSGMVLPVLAVSLSGISGALLQGRGALLDVLDADYMRTLRSRGISTRALLWRHALRNAAPPWLTAMSLGAVAMLGGSFMVEKVFAMPGLGTLAVNSTLAGDRPVLMGLVVLTAAMVVLVNLLTDLAQLWLTPKARTI, from the coding sequence GTGGCTGTACTGCTGTGCAAGCGTGCGGTGTCCGCGCTGTTACTCCTCATCGCGGTCACCACCCTCGCGTTCTTCCTGACAAGTCTGGGCGGCACCGATCCGGGTCGCAATATCCTCGGTCCGGGGGCCTCCTCGGAGGCGGTGGCCGCCACGAATCACTCACTCGGAGTAGACCGTTCGCTGCTCGTCCAGTACGCCGACTGGGCGGGCGGGGTGTTCCGGGGTGATCTCGGGCGGTCGTATATGAGCAATCAGCCTGTCAGCCGCGAGCTTTCGACCCATCTGCCGGTGAGCATGAGCCTGATGGGATTGAGCCTGACCGTGGTCGGAGTAGCAAGCCTGCTGCTCGCTGTGCTGGCGGCCACCGGCCGCGGCCGGGCGGACCGGCTCGTCCAGCTGATCGCACTGGCCGGGCACGCCGTACCGGGCTATCTGCTGGCACTGCTCCTGCTCACCGCGTTCGCGGTGCACTGGCAGATCTTTCCGGTGCTCGGCTATGTGCCCCTGAGCATTTCGCCCGGACGATGGCTCTCGGGCATGGTGTTGCCCGTCCTCGCGGTCTCGCTCTCGGGGATCTCCGGGGCGCTGCTGCAAGGTCGTGGCGCGCTGCTCGATGTGCTGGACGCGGACTACATGCGCACCCTGCGCTCGCGCGGAATCTCGACGCGAGCGCTGTTGTGGCGCCATGCGCTGCGCAATGCCGCTCCCCCATGGTTGACCGCGATGTCGCTGGGCGCGGTCGCCATGCTCGGCGGTTCCTTCATGGTGGAGAAGGTGTTCGCCATGCCGGGGCTCGGCACGCTCGCGGTGAACTCCACGCTCGCCGGCGACCGCCCGGTGCTCATGGGCCTGGTGGTCCTGACCGCGGCGATGGTCGTACTCGTCAATCTCCTGACCGATCTGGCCCAGCTCTGGCTGACTCCGAAGGCACGCACGATATGA
- a CDS encoding alpha/beta fold hydrolase, which yields MTNAHELPNVLLVHGAWADGSSWSKVIEILRAGGFGSVVASQLGLRSFADDVATVVRDLELLDGPTILVGHSYGGAVISQAGAGRPQVAGLVFVAAYAPKSGQSAFAINQEFGVELPSGADLVNIGSAEAPDFIVDRSRFHQDFCADLTAEEAAVLAAVQKPTSVLSLAGAGDQVPAWETLRANTWYQVSADDAMIHPDLERQMAAQITDHERIITLPTGHASMLSKPAEIAGLIERAARNH from the coding sequence ATGACCAATGCTCATGAACTGCCGAATGTCCTTCTCGTGCACGGCGCGTGGGCCGATGGCTCGAGTTGGAGCAAGGTGATCGAGATCCTGCGGGCCGGTGGATTCGGCAGTGTGGTCGCCAGCCAGCTGGGGCTGCGGAGTTTCGCCGACGATGTGGCCACCGTTGTCCGGGATCTCGAGCTGTTGGACGGTCCGACGATTCTGGTCGGGCACTCCTACGGCGGTGCGGTGATCAGCCAGGCCGGTGCCGGTCGCCCGCAGGTGGCCGGGCTGGTATTCGTGGCCGCGTACGCGCCCAAGAGCGGGCAGTCCGCGTTCGCGATCAATCAGGAATTCGGGGTCGAGTTGCCCAGCGGCGCGGACCTGGTGAACATCGGTTCGGCCGAGGCCCCCGATTTCATCGTCGACCGCTCCCGCTTCCACCAGGACTTCTGCGCCGATCTGACCGCAGAGGAGGCGGCGGTGCTGGCCGCGGTCCAGAAGCCGACCTCGGTGCTGTCCCTGGCCGGTGCCGGCGATCAGGTCCCGGCATGGGAGACCTTGCGCGCCAACACCTGGTACCAGGTCTCGGCCGACGATGCGATGATCCACCCCGACCTGGAACGTCAGATGGCCGCCCAGATCACCGACCACGAGCGGATCATCACCCTGCCGACCGGTCACGCCTCCATGCTCAGCAAGCCCGCCGAGATCGCCGGGCTGATCGAGCGGGCCGCCCGCAACCACTGA
- a CDS encoding sulfatase-like hydrolase/transferase, protein MPRRPNFVFFIPDQLRADAVGAFGNDVINTPHIDALAATGTRFTNAFVQHPVCSPSRASLLTGWYPHTAGHRTLTHLIQPDEPNLLRILKDSGYHVAWPGMRGDTFAPGVTELSAHEYGFSVAPNTGYSGDYPEGVWSRLFYRGKISGDDLIDPDEALIRTAEQWLENPPDQPWVLFLPLIAPHCPFQAEEPWFSRHDRAAMADPVPAGDPAGEPRFMRAIRESYEIGEVTSAQWREVVATYYGMIERLDSQLGRITAAVERAGAAQDTITLFFADHGEYLGDYGLIEKWPSAMHDCITRDPLIIGGGGLPGGGTCSAMVELIDVLPTVLELADTTAPHRHFGRSLLPQLRDPALPHREFAFTEGGFTIEEEQQLERPAFPYDRKGELQHADPTLVGRAVAVRDQDWTYVWRLYEQPELYDRRTDADELINLAGQPEYADIRQRMHEAMLRWMVETSDVIPFAVDPRFPRVDLPIPGDMRPPRPDRTNSRRT, encoded by the coding sequence GTGCCGCGACGACCGAACTTCGTGTTCTTCATTCCCGATCAGCTCCGGGCCGACGCCGTGGGCGCGTTCGGCAACGACGTGATCAATACCCCGCACATCGACGCGCTCGCCGCCACGGGTACCCGCTTCACCAATGCCTTCGTGCAGCATCCGGTGTGCTCGCCGAGCCGGGCCTCATTGTTGACGGGCTGGTATCCGCATACCGCCGGGCATCGCACGCTCACCCACCTGATCCAGCCCGATGAACCGAATCTGCTTCGGATTTTGAAGGATTCGGGCTACCACGTCGCCTGGCCAGGTATGCGCGGAGACACCTTCGCCCCGGGCGTGACGGAGCTGAGCGCGCACGAGTACGGCTTCTCCGTCGCGCCGAACACCGGCTACAGCGGCGACTACCCCGAAGGCGTCTGGTCGCGACTGTTCTACCGCGGCAAGATATCCGGCGACGACCTCATCGATCCCGACGAAGCCCTCATCCGCACCGCCGAACAATGGCTCGAGAATCCGCCCGACCAGCCGTGGGTGCTGTTCCTGCCGCTGATCGCACCGCACTGCCCGTTCCAGGCCGAGGAGCCTTGGTTCTCCCGGCACGACCGCGCCGCCATGGCCGATCCGGTGCCCGCAGGCGATCCGGCCGGTGAACCTCGTTTCATGCGGGCCATCCGCGAATCCTACGAGATCGGCGAGGTGACCTCGGCACAGTGGCGTGAGGTCGTGGCCACCTACTACGGGATGATCGAACGTCTGGACAGCCAACTGGGCCGGATCACCGCCGCGGTCGAGCGGGCGGGTGCGGCGCAGGACACCATCACACTGTTCTTCGCCGACCACGGCGAGTATCTCGGTGATTACGGGCTCATCGAGAAATGGCCGTCCGCCATGCACGACTGCATCACCCGCGACCCGCTCATCATCGGCGGCGGTGGCCTCCCCGGTGGGGGAACCTGTTCCGCCATGGTCGAACTCATCGATGTGCTGCCGACCGTGCTGGAACTCGCGGATACCACCGCACCGCACCGGCACTTCGGCCGCAGTCTGCTGCCGCAGCTGCGTGATCCCGCGCTGCCGCATCGCGAATTCGCCTTCACCGAAGGCGGTTTCACCATCGAGGAAGAACAGCAGCTGGAGCGGCCCGCGTTTCCCTACGATCGCAAAGGCGAACTCCAGCACGCGGATCCGACACTCGTCGGCCGGGCCGTCGCGGTGCGGGACCAGGACTGGACGTATGTGTGGCGGCTCTATGAGCAGCCGGAGCTGTACGACCGCCGCACGGACGCAGACGAACTGATCAACCTGGCCGGGCAACCGGAGTACGCCGATATCCGGCAGCGCATGCACGAGGCGATGCTGCGCTGGATGGTCGAGACCTCCGATGTCATCCCGTTCGCAGTGGACCCCCGCTTCCCGCGGGTGGATCTGCCGATTCCGGGTGACATGCGGCCGCCACGCCCGGATCGAACGAATTCGAGGAGGACGTGA
- a CDS encoding ABC transporter ATP-binding protein has product MSLLEIEDLTVRFPGRGWRAAPFTAVDGVNLDIRRGETVGLVGESGSGKTTVGRAVLGLTPVAGGTIRFDGAEIQQLSREQRRPLAARIQVVFQDPYSSLNPTMSVSDILTEPLRAAGIPRVQARARVTALLDQVGLPDDAADRYAREFSGGQRQRVAIARALALDPELVICDEAVSALDLSTRDRILALLIEIQERTGVAYLFVAHDIAVVRHISHRVAVMQQGRVLEFGSCAQVTSEPAHRFTGELLRSSLVADPERQRERRARR; this is encoded by the coding sequence ATGAGTCTGCTCGAGATCGAAGACCTGACCGTCCGGTTCCCCGGGCGTGGTTGGCGCGCGGCGCCGTTCACCGCGGTCGACGGGGTGAACCTGGATATCCGCCGAGGTGAGACCGTGGGCCTCGTCGGCGAATCCGGTTCGGGCAAGACCACCGTCGGCAGGGCCGTGCTGGGCTTGACGCCGGTCGCGGGCGGGACAATTCGATTCGACGGCGCCGAGATCCAGCAACTGAGCCGAGAACAGCGGCGACCGCTCGCGGCCCGCATCCAAGTGGTGTTCCAGGATCCGTACAGCTCACTCAACCCGACGATGAGCGTGTCCGACATCCTCACCGAGCCGCTGCGGGCAGCGGGCATACCACGTGTCCAGGCACGCGCTCGCGTCACCGCACTGCTCGACCAGGTCGGGCTACCCGATGATGCGGCGGACCGCTATGCGCGCGAGTTCTCCGGCGGGCAGCGTCAGCGGGTCGCCATCGCGCGAGCACTGGCCCTGGACCCGGAGTTGGTGATCTGCGATGAAGCGGTATCCGCGCTGGACCTCTCGACCCGGGATCGAATTCTGGCCCTGCTCATAGAGATTCAAGAGCGCACCGGCGTCGCCTACCTCTTCGTCGCACACGACATCGCGGTGGTACGCCACATCAGTCACCGGGTCGCGGTGATGCAGCAGGGCCGGGTGCTGGAGTTCGGCTCCTGCGCGCAGGTGACATCGGAGCCCGCGCACCGTTTCACCGGCGAACTGCTGCGGTCCTCTCTCGTCGCGGACCCCGAACGCCAACGCGAGCGCCGCGCCCGCCGGTGA
- a CDS encoding ABC transporter substrate-binding protein, which yields MRKSRIFTVATAVAMAVTALAGCGQSTQGGVPDDTLTLATASPLGSFDPVKFDVGPGKPYWQAVYDTLLRQDANRNVIPGMASAFSYDPAHTTLTLDLRKDIRFSDGAAFDANAAKANLARFTSTPGPNSATGEAITGIDAVRPDQLVLHLSAPDPALLPNLASALGTMVSPDALSKGGFDQVPVGSGPYLYDSAGSQPGTTVFRRNSAYPDGAQYPFDRLELVAISDPNTIRNGLTTGRLDAGSFVATDASKLQAAGLSTVQVANAWNGLILADRAGTIQPALGKPEVRQAINMVVDRDLFRTLAPGNPPATTQIFAPGSGAYDEQLNAAYPHDVTKAKELMARAGYPGGFAVTMPDMSSFTGSPALNTALDMQLGAIGITVTWEKVPPTQLLTSMTSGRFPMFFMSLGMKSPWEDLQLSVLPAAAWNPFHVSEPELAALISAAQHAEPGTAQDAAFRAVNRQLVQSAWFAPIFGAETVWASVAGVKIERQERGYPDLVRFQRAGS from the coding sequence TTGCGCAAATCCCGAATCTTCACCGTCGCGACCGCGGTAGCGATGGCCGTCACCGCACTGGCCGGCTGCGGCCAATCCACCCAGGGCGGCGTCCCGGACGACACCCTGACCCTCGCGACCGCGTCACCGCTCGGAAGTTTCGATCCGGTCAAATTCGACGTCGGACCCGGAAAGCCCTACTGGCAGGCCGTGTATGACACCCTGCTCCGCCAGGACGCCAACCGGAACGTCATCCCCGGAATGGCGTCGGCATTCAGCTACGATCCGGCGCACACCACCTTGACCCTCGATCTCCGCAAGGACATCCGGTTCAGCGATGGCGCGGCCTTCGACGCGAATGCCGCGAAGGCCAACCTCGCACGCTTCACCTCGACGCCGGGGCCGAACAGCGCCACGGGCGAGGCCATCACCGGAATCGACGCGGTTCGCCCGGATCAGCTCGTGCTGCACCTGTCGGCTCCCGACCCCGCACTACTGCCCAACCTCGCCTCGGCACTCGGCACCATGGTCTCCCCGGATGCGTTGTCCAAGGGCGGATTCGACCAGGTCCCGGTCGGTTCCGGCCCCTACCTGTACGACTCCGCCGGCTCACAGCCGGGCACCACGGTCTTCCGTCGCAACAGCGCCTACCCCGACGGTGCGCAGTACCCGTTCGATCGCCTCGAACTCGTCGCGATCAGCGATCCCAATACGATCCGCAACGGTCTCACCACCGGGCGGCTGGACGCGGGGTCGTTCGTCGCGACCGACGCGTCGAAGCTGCAGGCGGCCGGATTGTCGACCGTCCAGGTCGCCAACGCGTGGAACGGCCTGATCCTGGCCGATCGCGCCGGCACCATTCAGCCCGCACTGGGTAAACCCGAGGTTCGCCAGGCGATCAATATGGTCGTCGATCGGGACCTGTTCCGTACGCTCGCGCCCGGGAATCCGCCTGCCACGACCCAGATCTTCGCGCCCGGCTCCGGCGCGTACGACGAACAGCTCAACGCGGCCTACCCGCACGACGTGACCAAGGCCAAGGAGTTGATGGCCCGCGCCGGTTACCCCGGCGGTTTCGCGGTCACCATGCCGGATATGTCCTCCTTCACCGGGAGCCCCGCCCTCAATACGGCGCTCGATATGCAACTGGGCGCCATCGGGATCACCGTCACCTGGGAAAAGGTCCCGCCCACACAGCTTTTGACCTCGATGACCTCGGGCCGCTTCCCGATGTTCTTCATGTCGCTCGGCATGAAATCGCCCTGGGAGGATCTGCAACTGTCGGTGCTGCCCGCGGCGGCCTGGAATCCCTTCCACGTATCCGAGCCCGAACTCGCCGCACTGATCTCCGCCGCTCAACATGCCGAACCGGGCACGGCCCAGGATGCCGCCTTCCGGGCAGTCAACCGCCAATTGGTGCAAAGCGCTTGGTTCGCACCGATTTTCGGCGCGGAGACGGTGTGGGCGTCGGTCGCCGGAGTCAAGATCGAACGGCAGGAGCGCGGCTATCCCGATCTGGTCCGGTTCCAGCGCGCGGGGAGCTGA
- a CDS encoding dipeptide/oligopeptide/nickel ABC transporter permease/ATP-binding protein, which yields MSENNTPGRTLRATRLRAVLTNPLAATGLFLLAVVLVAFIAALVIGWVDPHSPLDANLRNLNAPPGSPGHLLGTDNGGRDVFVRLVFGTKSTLLSAAIALGVAIALGVPSGLIAGYYGGRIDLALDWLSSVILALPALLVLMAIIAGLGNSTWITMSALGTMMTPAVFRVIRAQVNAIRSELYIDAAKVAGLRDARIIARHVLGVVRGPLLLMLTVLSAIAITVQTGLDFIGLGNASIITWGGMLSEGFNALYQNRLLFLWPGLAVSTTVTALFLLGNGLRDVLQHSDTRSAATRGAGRRPRVALPVAPADPPAPEEVLSVRELRIGYPAADSEPVEVVRGASLTLRQGRIMGLVGESGSGKTQTAFGVLGLLPRQARLLSGQIWLNGVDLETLPPGRRERAVRESVAYVPQEPMSNLDPAFTIGYQLTEPLRARGTGRHAARERAADLLSRTGIADPDRVMRCYPHQISGGMAQRVLIAGAISTEPRILIADEPTTALDVTVQSEILDLLRELRAELSMSILLVTHDLGVVADLCDDVAVMRFGEIVETGSVTAFFENSAHPYSRELLAAVPDEDHIRAEYTDVTSEKAGAER from the coding sequence ATGAGTGAAAACAACACGCCCGGACGGACTCTCCGCGCCACCCGGCTGCGCGCGGTACTCACCAACCCGCTCGCCGCGACGGGTCTGTTCCTGCTCGCGGTGGTGCTGGTCGCATTCATCGCCGCCCTTGTCATCGGATGGGTCGATCCACACAGTCCCCTCGACGCGAACCTGCGCAATCTCAACGCACCGCCGGGGAGCCCCGGACATCTGCTCGGCACCGACAATGGTGGACGCGATGTCTTCGTGCGGTTGGTGTTCGGGACCAAATCGACCCTGTTGAGCGCGGCGATAGCGCTCGGCGTCGCGATTGCGCTCGGCGTGCCGTCCGGTCTGATCGCGGGGTACTACGGTGGCCGGATCGACCTGGCGCTGGACTGGTTGTCCAGCGTGATCCTGGCACTGCCCGCACTGCTGGTATTGATGGCGATCATTGCCGGACTGGGCAATTCGACCTGGATCACCATGAGCGCGCTGGGCACGATGATGACGCCCGCGGTATTCCGGGTGATTCGCGCGCAGGTCAACGCCATCCGGTCGGAGCTCTACATCGACGCCGCGAAGGTCGCCGGGCTGCGCGATGCGCGCATCATCGCCCGGCATGTGCTCGGCGTGGTGCGCGGGCCACTGTTGCTGATGCTGACCGTACTGTCCGCGATCGCGATCACGGTCCAGACCGGGCTCGACTTCATCGGTCTCGGGAACGCCTCGATCATCACCTGGGGTGGCATGTTGAGCGAGGGCTTCAACGCGCTCTATCAGAATCGGCTGCTTTTCCTCTGGCCCGGGCTGGCGGTGTCCACGACCGTGACGGCACTGTTCCTTTTGGGCAACGGGCTTCGGGATGTGTTGCAGCACAGCGATACCCGGTCCGCGGCCACGCGCGGTGCGGGGCGGCGGCCACGCGTGGCCCTACCGGTCGCGCCCGCGGATCCACCCGCTCCCGAGGAGGTGCTGTCCGTTCGAGAACTTCGAATCGGTTATCCCGCCGCCGATTCCGAGCCGGTCGAGGTGGTTCGCGGTGCGTCGCTGACGCTGCGGCAGGGCCGAATCATGGGTCTGGTCGGCGAATCGGGTTCGGGCAAGACCCAAACCGCCTTCGGGGTGCTCGGCCTGCTGCCACGTCAGGCCCGGCTGCTGTCCGGGCAGATCTGGTTGAACGGAGTGGATCTCGAAACACTCCCGCCGGGCCGGCGTGAGCGTGCGGTACGCGAGTCCGTCGCCTATGTGCCGCAGGAGCCGATGTCCAATCTCGATCCCGCCTTCACCATCGGTTACCAGTTGACCGAACCGCTGCGCGCCCGCGGGACAGGCCGTCACGCGGCCCGCGAGCGTGCGGCGGATCTGCTGTCCCGCACGGGGATAGCAGATCCGGATCGAGTGATGCGGTGCTATCCGCATCAGATCTCCGGTGGTATGGCCCAGCGGGTATTGATCGCCGGAGCGATCTCGACCGAACCGCGCATCCTGATCGCCGACGAACCCACGACGGCGCTCGATGTCACGGTGCAGAGCGAGATCCTCGATCTGCTGCGTGAATTGCGCGCGGAACTGTCCATGTCGATCCTGCTGGTGACGCATGACCTCGGTGTCGTCGCCGACCTCTGCGACGACGTGGCCGTCATGCGCTTCGGAGAGATCGTCGAAACCGGTTCGGTGACTGCGTTTTTCGAGAATTCGGCCCATCCGTACTCGCGCGAGCTGCTGGCCGCCGTCCCGGATGAAGACCATATCCGCGCCGAGTACACCGACGTGACGAGCGAGAAGGCCGGTGCCGAACGATGA
- a CDS encoding M20 metallopeptidase family protein: MSIREDATALQGDLVQLRRALHREPELGLELPRTQEKVLTALDGLGLEIGTGQSLSSVTAVLRGARPGPTVLLRGDMDALPVIERTGLDFAAQADRMHACGHDLHTAMLAGAAQLLSARADQLAGNVVFMFQPGEEGYDGAGTMLAEGVLDASGTRPVAAYALHVISQQLPAGVFAARRGPFLSAADTVRVTVHGVGGHGSMPHQAGDPIPAACEMVLALQTMVTRRIDIHDPVVITVGALHAGTQDNIIPEQAYFEATVRSYSPESHARVKDGFLRTVRGVAAAHGLTVEIDYAELYPVTVNDDRETEFAADTVAEICGPRRWAWQDRPGSGSEDFSRVIAEIPGAMIALGATPPGIDADKAPMNHSPLAVFDESVLADGAALYAELAVRRLALPAPQLCP, encoded by the coding sequence ATGTCCATTCGTGAGGATGCCACCGCCCTGCAGGGCGATCTCGTACAGCTGCGGCGCGCCCTGCACCGCGAACCCGAACTCGGTCTGGAGCTGCCGCGTACCCAGGAGAAGGTGCTGACCGCCCTGGACGGCCTCGGCCTCGAGATCGGCACCGGGCAGTCGCTGTCCTCGGTGACCGCGGTGCTGCGCGGCGCGCGTCCCGGGCCGACGGTGTTGCTGCGCGGCGATATGGACGCGCTACCCGTAATCGAAAGGACCGGACTGGATTTCGCCGCGCAAGCCGACCGCATGCACGCGTGCGGACACGACCTGCACACCGCCATGCTGGCCGGTGCGGCACAGCTGTTGAGCGCCCGCGCCGATCAGCTCGCCGGGAATGTGGTCTTCATGTTCCAGCCCGGTGAAGAGGGCTATGACGGAGCCGGGACGATGCTCGCCGAAGGCGTGCTGGACGCCTCCGGAACCCGTCCCGTCGCCGCCTACGCATTGCATGTGATCAGCCAGCAGCTGCCCGCCGGCGTTTTCGCCGCGCGGCGCGGACCGTTCCTGTCCGCGGCGGATACGGTCCGGGTGACCGTGCACGGGGTCGGCGGCCACGGATCGATGCCGCATCAGGCCGGAGACCCGATCCCCGCGGCCTGCGAAATGGTGCTCGCACTGCAAACGATGGTGACCCGGCGCATCGATATCCATGATCCGGTGGTCATCACCGTCGGTGCGCTGCACGCCGGAACCCAGGACAACATCATTCCCGAGCAGGCGTACTTCGAAGCGACGGTGCGCTCGTACTCTCCCGAATCACACGCTCGCGTGAAGGATGGCTTCCTCCGCACGGTGCGCGGTGTCGCCGCGGCCCACGGCCTGACCGTCGAAATCGACTATGCCGAACTGTATCCGGTGACCGTCAACGACGATCGGGAGACCGAATTCGCCGCCGACACCGTGGCCGAGATCTGCGGTCCGCGCCGCTGGGCCTGGCAGGACCGCCCCGGGTCGGGTTCGGAGGACTTCTCCCGTGTCATCGCGGAAATCCCCGGCGCGATGATCGCCCTCGGGGCGACCCCGCCGGGCATCGACGCCGACAAAGCTCCGATGAACCACTCCCCGCTGGCCGTATTCGACGAATCGGTGCTCGCCGACGGTGCCGCACTATACGCCGAACTCGCCGTCCGCCGTTTGGCTCTACCAGCCCCCCAGCTATGTCCCTAG
- a CDS encoding sulfatase-like hydrolase/transferase, giving the protein MNPAAPNIIWLYCDELRADALGPYADSAAGPGFSPRTPAIDALAENAVVFRECFTNSPVCVPARTAILTGQPPERTGVYHNEAYADGFPMPAGLTTFPEVFAGHGYRTASFGKHHAPAALTPWQHTDSTGGGMRDPFSAHDPAELDILTTPGTGFIVAGTVPEGGRYLPERVTDHTVDWIAEHADTPFLVRASYLQPHTPVIVPHEFSAMRDRDDGPGGAPAQEVSSPFEAAFADVSGGQGLSAAQQRRARSAYHNLVSWIDSQVARIVAALQRAGVADRTVIVLTSDHGAHLGETGAFGKHTFAPQAHRVPLIIAAPGLAPGHREDLAQSIDLARTLFGLCGIDAPDSFGGRDLFVDPAPRAIFATIGFGAVWSTAFPNKMYGRYPGGHAWPRRSCVRTDRFRFDMTTRVDGRAPTPEEEEPFLADRAADAAERTNLAEHPRYRSMVTRLRDMVRGNARGAVEIEDAVLLDLCTAALRLHRPS; this is encoded by the coding sequence ATGAATCCCGCAGCACCCAATATCATCTGGCTCTACTGCGATGAGCTCCGCGCCGACGCCTTGGGCCCCTACGCGGACTCGGCAGCGGGGCCGGGGTTTTCACCGCGCACCCCGGCAATCGACGCGCTGGCCGAGAACGCGGTCGTCTTCCGCGAATGCTTCACCAACTCCCCCGTCTGCGTCCCGGCGCGCACCGCCATTCTCACCGGGCAACCACCGGAACGAACCGGCGTTTACCACAACGAGGCCTATGCCGACGGATTCCCGATGCCCGCCGGACTGACGACCTTCCCCGAGGTGTTCGCCGGGCACGGCTATCGCACCGCCAGCTTCGGCAAACACCACGCCCCGGCGGCGCTGACACCGTGGCAGCACACCGATTCCACCGGTGGTGGCATGCGTGACCCGTTCAGTGCACACGATCCGGCGGAGCTGGACATCCTCACCACGCCGGGCACCGGATTCATAGTGGCGGGCACGGTGCCGGAAGGTGGCCGGTATCTACCCGAGCGGGTTACCGATCACACCGTCGACTGGATCGCCGAGCACGCCGACACGCCCTTCCTGGTCCGCGCCTCGTATCTGCAACCGCATACGCCCGTGATCGTGCCGCACGAGTTCAGTGCCATGCGCGATCGGGACGACGGGCCCGGCGGCGCACCCGCACAAGAGGTTTCGAGTCCGTTCGAAGCGGCGTTCGCCGATGTCAGTGGCGGACAGGGGTTGTCGGCCGCGCAGCAGCGGCGAGCCCGCTCGGCATATCACAACCTGGTGAGCTGGATCGACAGCCAGGTCGCACGGATCGTGGCCGCATTGCAACGCGCGGGCGTCGCCGACCGCACCGTCATCGTGCTGACCTCCGATCACGGCGCGCATCTGGGTGAGACCGGCGCGTTCGGCAAACACACCTTCGCTCCGCAGGCGCATCGAGTACCGCTGATCATCGCCGCCCCCGGTTTGGCACCCGGCCACCGCGAGGACCTCGCCCAGTCCATCGATCTGGCCCGAACCCTGTTCGGGCTCTGCGGAATCGACGCTCCGGACAGTTTCGGTGGCCGCGATCTGTTCGTCGATCCCGCACCGCGGGCCATCTTCGCCACCATCGGCTTCGGGGCGGTGTGGAGTACCGCGTTCCCGAACAAGATGTATGGCAGGTATCCGGGCGGGCACGCCTGGCCGAGGCGGTCCTGCGTACGCACGGACCGCTTCCGTTTCGATATGACAACCCGCGTCGATGGTCGCGCGCCCACGCCCGAAGAGGAGGAGCCTTTCCTCGCCGACCGTGCGGCCGACGCCGCCGAGCGCACGAATCTGGCCGAGCACCCGCGATACCGGTCCATGGTCACCCGGCTGCGCGACATGGTTCGCGGAAATGCCCGGGGCGCTGTGGAAATAGAGGACGCCGTGCTGCTCGACCTGTGCACCGCAGCCCTACGCCTACATCGACCTTCATAG